gggtcggcgcattgctgtaacgcgcgtgtctgtggcTGCCATCGCACCACGTGATGAGCCCCTGTGGCAGGACGTGGGGTCgtgtggggtgggaggaTCGCTGTaggagagaaggcgctcGCTacaaaaaggcaaaaaaaaagattTGCAACTCGTTCATGATGCGAGTCGCCtcaccggcggcagctcaGGGTCCGGTGCCACACTCTTTGTGGGaaagccaagcagcctgCCCTGGAGTACGGCTGCGCGGACTCTTTGTGTCGGCGGAGCAGTCTGAACCGGCGCTGTGCCAGAGACAAGCGCAGTCATGATCACATTGGGCCCCCGCTCACTGTGCATCGTGTTGACGGTGCAACAACCGGAAGTGTGGGCATgctgaaagagagggacttCACAACATTATGTGCGGACCGTCTCCATTTCTCATACCTGtcctcccttcttcactGGGGCGTACTGCGTGGGTTGCGTGGTGGAATTTTTTTGTTCTGCAGCGTGTTCCCTACCCCTACCCCCTCGCCCTTTGGCACTGCACTCCGAGACATTCATCATCACAGcgagaacaagagagagagagggtgccGGGTAACCCCCCAAAAGGGTCTAAGTAGACCGTGCACCAGCCCAACGACCCATACCGTCGTCTCCTGTCATAAGTCCCCCCTCCCTAGTCcatttctttttctttttcaagCTACGGTAACCGAGATGGAGTATCAAATCATCTCGAGCAAGGGTGACAAGCTCGCACTTTGCATTGACGATGAAATGACCGTGGGGGATGTCAaaggcgtcgctgcagcgatgTTGGACGCCCCCGAGGACGTCATCATGACAGTCTCACTCAACGGCAAACTCCTTAAAGATGACGCAGAGACCTGGGGGGAGCTGCGCGGACGCCTCTTCCGAAGCCAGCAGCCCCACCCCATACAGCGCAAGCTCTTCTGCAACGTGACGGATCGCCCAGTGGTGGAGTCGCAAAGCGCTGAGATGCTGCGCATGCTGCCGTCcagggaggaaaaaaagctggaacaggagaaggagcgcgaaAAGGTGGCCGCGATGGACTCGATGGTAGACTCACTTGCCGACAACCCCGCGTTACTGGAGAGCATGCTGAGCATGAATCCGATGATCAAAAATATGCAGAAAAAGTCTCCCGAGGTAGCGCGTATGTTGAAAGACCCCGACACACTGCGGATGCTTTTGAAGTCCTCTGTCGAcccgcagcgacggcgagagATGGAGCGCAACGCAGAGCTGCAACTGGCCCACATCGCTGCCTTGCCTGGGGGTCAGCAGATGATCAACCACTACATGGATCAGCTCAcgcaggacgaggaggagagcgacatACAACGGCAACTGCGCCTTGGCACGTCGTCGATCGAGGTGAACAACGAGCTCTACCACCCAGACCCGACCAGAGAGGCGAACAATGACCCGTTGCCGAACCCGTGGGCTACGCCGGCTGGGACGGCGTCAGGCGCCGTGCCTCAAGCGGCCAGTGCCTTTCCatttggcgctgctgagggtTTCCCCTTTGCCAACCCATTCGGCTTCCCGCCTGCACCCGTCTCCTCTTTCAATGGCGCTGCCACTGACACAATGGGATTCCCAGTTGTAGCAGGCACTGCCCCCGCGCTATCGGGCGAACCGGACCAGGCAGTCATGGATGCGATGGTTAATGTAATGTTGCGATCGATGAGCACGTCACCGCCAACACCGACAGCTACCGCCGCTAGttcaccgccgccttcgaTTGCGGCGCCACCGAGATCTGCAATTCCATCAGCGTTGTCTGAGGAAGTCATGCAGCATGGCTTGTCGACACTGCGTGATATGGGATTTGAGGACGAGGCTCTATGCCGTGAGGCGCTGACGGTTtgcggtggcgacgcggAGGCAGCTGTGGAATACATTGCGGAACATCAGGTGGAGTAGGGGCGTCCTGGCATTTATCCTGTCGTGCTTGTGCAAAGAAAAACTAACGGCTTGCAGGCAACGGCGCTCCCCTTCTTTGCGAAGCTCTCTTCCCCGGTGTGGACAGGTGGTGCGACGCTGAAAGACATCAAGTaaggagcggcagccgcgtgttataaaaaaaaaaacacacacactccgGCAAAGCCGCACAATACGGCGATCATCTTTGCTTGCATCCACCGCGCTGAGCAAGAAACAGTGGTGATGGACTCTGGTTTGCTGCTAAGACTGCTCAATCAACGAAACATAGAAGAACAAGTGTGGTGATTGTTGCGAGCTCAGTCTTCTGCCGCATGGCGCTCGGCACGGACTTGGCAAGGACGtacaacagcagcgatgtAGCGTACGTGTGCACAAATGCCAGAGTTACAGGCCTGTCGTGTGCGCCTCCCACTTCAGTTTGTTTGTGCACATTTTGCAGAATAATCGACCTTCTCGATGCGCTCCACACGACAATGCCCCATGTCAGAGATACCGGCGACAGCTGGAGAGTCTGAGGACTGAGTTGCCGGTCTCGGACACCAAACCCAACATTTCCTGTTACCCGTACGACGAGTCCCGCTGTCGCCGACCCCGAGCAGAACCCTAGACCCTGCCTGCGTGCATGAAGGCGTGCAGTCCACTCCGGTGCATCTGGCGCgggtcgcgcagcacgtaccCGCGGAAGGGCGGGAAGAGCCCGTACGGCGCATGTCCCAATTCGGCGGCCGGAGGGCTTCCTCCTAGAGGGCCGGGATTCACCTGTGACGCGGCAAAGCGGTGGAGAGGAGTTGTGGTTGTGTGCCCATCGAGTTGTGGGCGGCCTGTACGTGGTGGaatgggggtgggggaccTATTgcaagcaaaaaaaaaaagaaggaaatgTGTACGTTTGTGTTTATGCTGCTTATTCGCGTGCCTCGagttctctctttctctctctcttgtgggGGACGTTACATCGATGAAAGGGAGCCGGAAAAGGAGACTCAAAACGGCGTACTCTCTTTTTCAGGATACGttggctggtggtggtggtggtgcatgCATGCTGTTTTATAGAGAGAGGCATGTGGCCCTCTTTGTTCCTTGGCAAAGGGTTAAGTGTCCGTATGAAattttcctcctcccacacctCGTACGACACATCGACTGTATTCGACTGTTGTTCTGCGCGCTTGTTGTGTTGAGCTGTCTAGGCGTTTCTTCGGCGTCTATCTCTGTGATGCCGAAATGGaggtttctctctctacccccgtcagaagaggagggagggctgccactgccgtgtATGCGCTTTGATTGATCTTCGCTAACGCCTGCTCTCTActtcttcgcttcttttATGCTCGTTATGTTCTGGTGAGTGACACGATGCATCGCTGACACACGTTCTACCGGTGCCCGCCCAGCCGGGTATACAGCTGCCGGTTGCCGTTGCACAACGTTGTGAAGGACGTgaacggcgaggaggagaaatgAACAGCGCGATGCGCTTTGCTTTTTGCTGTGCTGCGGGGGCAGTgggcgcgtgggtgtggcgGCCGTCGCTGGCCCAGAGTGCGGAGTGCTACCGCGGCATTCAAAACCCACTCACATTCCGCAATCCACAACGCAAAGGTCAAGTCTTCAGCCAGCGCTATGAACCGTACCAACTAGGCGAGATCATCCCCATCACTTCTGACGTAGCGCTTTTCCGCTTCCTTCTCCATAACAGCGAAGATGAGTTTAACTTGAAGCCGTGCTCGACACTCCAGGCGTGCTACAAGTACGGTGTGCAGCCGAAAGACCAATGCCAGCGCTTCTACACCCCTGTGACAGCCAACCACACACAAGGCTACTTCGACCTCATTGTGAAGCGAAAGAAAGACGGCCTCATGACAAATCATCTGTTCGGCATGCATGTCGGTGACACGCTGCTCTTCCGCAGTGTCGCCTTCAAAATCCAATACCGCCCAAACCGATGGAAGCACGTGGGCATGATCGGTGGTGGCACCGGTTTCACTCCATTCCTGCAGCTCATCCGACACGCCTTGATGGAGCGCTCGGATTCCACGGAGGTAGACGAGACGAAGCTCTCCTTCCTGTTTTGCAACCGTACGGAGCGGCACATCCTCCTCGGTGGTGTCTTCGATGACCTCGCAAGGCGGTATCCAGATCGGTTCCGGATGTTCTACACAATCGACCTCGCCGTGGACAAGGAGAAGTGGCTGGAGCGGGAAAATCACTTCCTCGGATACGTGACGACCGACATGATCTGCCGCAGTATGCCGGCGccggaggaaaagaagaagattGTCATGCTATGCGGACCGgacccgctgctgtcgcacGTGGCCGGGACCCCAATCTCAACTATGTCCTCCATGTCCGGTAGCCTCAATATCCAGCCCATGGCAACGGACATCAACAATCTTGTCAGCCTCGGGGGTCTTTTGAAGGAGCTCGGCTACGATAACACTGACGTTTACCGCTTCTAAAGAGAGGCCCAGGAGTGGGGTGCCGTCGGGCCGTCGTCACGCGAGCACGGCATACGCGTCCAGTCCTCGCCAGGGCTGCCTTTGCTCAgcaacgcgcgcgcgtgtgtttaTGTTTCACTGAAACCCACGCACTCTTGCAGCTGCGCCCTTCAGACTTCTCGAGGCCCGTTTCCCCACGATCGAATCGGGGTACACGCAGTGAGGAAAGGAAAGCCGGACGCCGCCCCACAGCCCAGCCCATCAACCTGTTCGTCACACAACCCGTTTCGCTTTTATAGGTCAAATGccacaaaagaaaaatgaaGAGCACCACGACTGGACAACACTGCGCCATCGAAGTGGGTGAttggcgatggcgcagtGTGGACACGATCTTTCGCTTCGTGTGCTACGCAGCTCCTTGA
This portion of the Leishmania panamensis strain MHOM/PA/94/PSC-1 chromosome 27 sequence genome encodes:
- a CDS encoding hypothetical protein (TriTrypDB/GeneDB-style sysID: LpmP.27.0710) produces the protein MEYQIISSKGDKLALCIDDEMTVGDVKGVAAAMLDAPEDVIMTVSLNGKLLKDDAETWGELRGRLFRSQQPHPIQRKLFCNVTDRPVVESQSAEMLRMLPSREEKKLEQEKEREKVAAMDSMVDSLADNPALLESMLSMNPMIKNMQKKSPEVARMLKDPDTLRMLLKSSVDPQRRREMERNAELQLAHIAALPGGQQMINHYMDQLTQDEEESDIQRQLRLGTSSIEVNNELYHPDPTREANNDPLPNPWATPAGTASGAVPQAASAFPFGAAEGFPFANPFGFPPAPVSSFNGAATDTMGFPVVAGTAPALSGEPDQAVMDAMVNVMLRSMSTSPPTPTATAASSPPPSIAAPPRSAIPSALSEEVMQHGLSTLRDMGFEDEALCREALTVCGGDAEAAVEYIAEHQVE
- a CDS encoding reductase, putative (TriTrypDB/GeneDB-style sysID: LpmP.27.0720) is translated as MTNHLFGMHVGDTLLFRSVAFKIQYRPNRWKHVGMIGGGTGFTPFLQLIRHALMERSDSTEVDETKLSFLFCNRTERHILLGGVFDDLARRYPDRFRMFYTIDLAVDKEKWLERENHFLGYVTTDMICRSMPAPEEKKKIVMLCGPDPLLSHVAGTPISTMSSMSGSLNIQPMATDINNLVSLGGLLKELGYDNTDVYRF